One stretch of Rhipicephalus sanguineus isolate Rsan-2018 chromosome 10, BIME_Rsan_1.4, whole genome shotgun sequence DNA includes these proteins:
- the LOC119406739 gene encoding uncharacterized protein LOC119406739, with the protein MRLHKWMSNDHDLVNFIEDGNVTRSNANAEPPAATKVLGVAWNAQTDNFEYNMTSLLDFLNTRADSKRFVLQVSARIFDPFGFIAPTTLYVKILFQRLWELGAGWDDPLPEEMRAEWDCWCEELQCIKGVSIPRVIARDFRHEETEKVLHIFCDASPKAYGAVAYVACKSPLGTITISLIVAKSRVAPLKRLSLPRLELMGALIGARLCRYVVKALDLQNAATILWTDSTVAMHWIKGNAARWKPFVANRVSELQALTDPKDWRHCPGPDNPADLITRGILPSALLESELWWKGPHWLHGDETHWPTTGEPSPGVAECHVEERKVTVMPIVSSSSEAVLKVEEFSSFSRVVRVTAWIHRFVNNCRNGKERKSGPLRAEEVIDAERYWLAATQGEAFSDDISNLKAQRPLRKGSPVLPFNPYLDREGLMRVGGRLQFTDNHEETKHPIVLPGTHPFTLLLIRKEHVRMLHSGVRDTLAQLRESYWIIRGRQAVKKVIKRCLICRKQSCPPATEPVAPLPADRVTKGNPFDTVGIDFAGPLICQQSRDVRKCYIAIFTCAVTRAVHLELVSDMSTTAFLLAFKRFVARRGICSTIYSDNALTFKRAAKDLKAMFALLKSQEMQSYFAGNQIRWKFIVERAAWWGGFWERLVRSVKVALRKVLGRSSLNFEELTTVLYEVEAVINSRPLTFTYEDAREPEPLSPAHFLVGRKLTTLSPHHLPAEIPGGDAHLSRRWKYRSAMAEGFWRRWRKEYLLELRSAHLSHPTTSSDLKIGDLVLLKEDHLKRHMWKIARIKETFKGRDGRVRACRLALSGGTELKRPIQLLYPLEVDEQ; encoded by the coding sequence ATGCGACTCCACAAGTGGATGTCTAACGACCACGATTTAGTCAACTTCATAGAGGATGGGAATGTGACAAGAAGTAATGCCAATGCTGAACCTCCTGCAGCCACCAAGGTATTGGGAGTGGCCTGGAATGCTCAGACGGATAATTTTGAGTACAATATGACCTCACTGCTTGATTTCCTCAACACAAGAGCTGACAGCAAGAGATTCGTACTGCAAGTCTCAGCCAGAATTTTCGACCCCTTTGGGTTTATTGCTCCCACAACACTGTACGTAAAGATATTGTTCCAAAGATTGTGGGAGTTGGGTGCTGGTTGGGACGATCCCTTGCCAGAAGAAATGCGGGCGGAGTGGGACTGCTGGTGTGAAGAGCTTCAATGCATCAAGGGAGTGTCCATTCCGAGAGTCATAGCAAGGGATTTCCGACATGAAGAGACAGAGAAAGTGTTGCACATTTTCTGCGATGCCAGCCCGAAGGCCTACGGTGCTGTCGCATACGTTGCATGCAAGTCTCCTCTGGGAACAATCACTATAAGCCTAATTGTGGCCAAATCAAGAGTAGCTCCTTTGAAGCGCCTCTCGTTACCCCGACTGGAGCTGATGGGGGCCCTCATTGGCGCTCGACTGTGCCGCTACGTTGTCAAGGCCTTGGACCTCCAGAATGCTGCTACCATTCTTTGGACTGATTCCACAGTGGCTATGCACTGGATTAAAGGAAACGCTGCCAGATGGAAGCCCTTCGTGGCAAACCGGGTGTCAGAGCTACAGGCGCTGACTGATCCTAAAGATTGGAGACACTGCCCAGGACCAGACAACCCCGCTGATCTAATCACTCGCGGTATCCTCCCGTCGGCCTTGTTGGAGAGCGAATTGTGGTGGAAAGGACCCCATTGGCTTCACGGCGATGAGACGCATTGGCCAACGACAGGCGAGCCGAGCCCAGGGGTTGCAGAATGTCACGTAGAAGAGAGAAAAGTGACGGTGATGCCCATTGTCTCATCATCATCCGAGGCAGTGCTGAAAGTGGAAGAGTTCAGCTCATTCAGCAGAGTCGTTCGCGTAACTGCGTGGATCCACCGCTTTGTCAACAATTGCCGCaacgggaaggaaagaaaaagtggcCCACTACGAGCTGAAGAAGTGATCGATGCTGAGAGGTACTGGTTGGCTGCAACTCAAGGAGAAGCATTCAGCGACGACATTTCCAACCTGAAAGCCCAAAGACCGCTGCGCAAAGGCTCTCCTGTTTTGCCATTCAACCCGTACCTTGACAGGGAAGGTCTCATGCGAGTTGGTGGACGCCTGCAATTCACTGACAACCATGAAGAGACCAAACATCCTATCGTTCTCCCTGGCACTCACCCCTTCACGCTGCTGCTCATAAGGAAAGAGCACGTGAGAATGCTGCACTCAGGGGTACGCGACACTCTGGCGCAGTTGCGAGAGTCGTATTGGATCATCCGAGGGCGCCAGGCCGTAAAAAAGGTTATCAAGCGGTGCCTCATTTGTCGCAAACAAAGTTGCCCTCCCGCCACGGAACCAGTAGCACCACTTCCAGCTGACAGAGTGACAAAAGGAAATCCGTTCGACACCGTTGGCATCGATTTCGCAGGACCTTTGATTTGTCAACAGTCGCGCGACGTCCGGAAATGTTACATCGCAATTTTCACCTGCGCTGTGACACGTGCCGTGCATCTTGAGCTCGTCAGCGACATGTCGACTACAGCCTTTCTCCTGGCATTCAAGCGCTTCGTGGCTCGCAGGGGAATCTGCTCGACTATTTATTCGGACAACGCGCTAACTTTCAAGAGAGCAGCAAAAGACCTGAAAGCGATGTTCGCGCTACTAAAATCACAGGAAATGCAGTCTTACTTCGCCGGAAACCAAATCAGGTGGAAGTTTATTGTTGAAAGGGCAGCTTGGTGGGGCGGATTCTGGGAGCGGTTGGTGCGATCGGTGAAGGTAGCGTTGCGCAAGGTGTTAGGTCGGAGCAGTTTAAACTTTGAAGAACTCACAACGGTCTTGTACGAAGTGGAGGCCGTGATAAACTCACGCCCATTGACTTTCACCTACGAAGATGCCCGAGAGCCAGAACCACTGTCGCCGGCGCACTTCCTCGTCGGAAGAAAGCTGACAACCCTTTCTCCACACCACCTGCCAGCCGAAATTCCGGGCGGTGACGCGCATCTCTCACGGCGCTGGAAGTACCGGTCAGCCATGGCTGAAGGATTTTGGAGACGATGGCGGAAAGAGTATTTATTGGAGCTTAGATCAGCCCATTTGTCTCACCCAACGACATCGAGTGACCTAAAGATAGGCGATTTGGTGCTTTTAAAAGAAGACCATTTGAAACGCCACATGTGGAAGATCGCCAGAATCAAAGAAACGTTCAAGGGCAGAGACGGCAGGGTGCGGGCCTGCCGGCTGGCACTAAGCGGGGGAACGGAGCTGAAACGACCAATACAGCTGCTTTATCCTCTAGAAGTCGACGAACAATGA
- the LOC119406740 gene encoding uncharacterized protein LOC119406740 — protein sequence MDIDRIKRKRAVVRTSTTKLLNDIATMEDDASLGELEEKINLLSLKEDSLKELDREIESGVEDDGLEEEIACSETYKERISIAKTKVQRMLRERNCTDTSSVTASLDRTSSSSDQRESSNNIPQVTPTVKLPKLEMAKFNGELRQWQGFWSQFDSTINANHHLSNVDKFKYLNSYLTGKAAAAVAGLDLSEGNYEVALSLLKERFGRKEVIIEDHMSRLLNIRRRAG from the exons ATGGACATCGACAGGATCAAGCGCAAAAGGGCCGTGGTGCGGACGTCAACGACAAAGCTTCTCAACGACATAGCCACCATGGAGGACGACGCATCACTCGGTGAGCTTGAAGAAAAGATCAACCTTCTCTCACTTAAGGAAGATTCACTCAAAGAGCTAGATCGGGAAATTGAGAGTGGCGTAGAAGATGATGGATTAGAAGAGGAAATTGCATGCTCCGAGACCTACAAAGAAAGAATCAGCATAGCAAAAACCAAAGTACAGCGCATGCTACGTGAGCGTAACTGCACTGACACCTCATCAGTGACCGCTTCGCTAGATCGCACCTCAAGCTCCTCAGATCAAAGAGAATCTAGCAATAACATACCGCAAGTAACCCCCACAGTAAAGCTGCCAAAGCTAGAAATGGCAAAGTTCAACGGTGAGCTTCGACAGTGGCAAGGCTTTTGGAGCCAATTCGACTCAACAATAAACGCTAACCACCACCTGTCAAACGTGGACAAATTCAAATACCTGAACAGTTACCTCACAGGAAAAGCAGCGGCTGCTGTTGCAGGGCTTGATTTGTCTGAAGGAAACTACGAAGTTGCTCTCTCGCTGTTAAAGGAAAGGTTCGGCCGAAAAGAAGTCATTATCGAGGACCACATGTCCAGATTGCTCAATATCAG ACGTCGCGCAGGGTGA